From one Nothobranchius furzeri strain GRZ-AD chromosome 2, NfurGRZ-RIMD1, whole genome shotgun sequence genomic stretch:
- the zgc:85858 gene encoding stress-associated endoplasmic reticulum protein 1 — MSAVQRMKVANERHSKTITQRGHVQKTSRPVNEDKSPVGPWLLALFVFVVCGSAIFQIIQSIRQGM; from the exons ATGTCGGCGGTGCAGCGGATGAAGGTGGCGAACGAACGGCACAGCAAGACGATCACACAGCGGGGACACGTCCAGAAGACATCG AGACCTGTTAACGAGGACAAGTCTCCGGTGGGGCCGTGGCTGCTGGCGCTCTTCGTCTTTGTGGTTTGTGGATCAG CCATCTTTCAAATCATCCAGAGCATCCGACAGGGCATGTGA